The window ATATTCCAAAGAACCATACATACAACGGTTGAGATAAGTCCTGTATAAGCAATAGCCCACACAAAAGAAGCATTAACATTTGTAATATGTAAACTCGTCACATTGAAAGGTAAAAGTATCAACAACCCGAAAATACCTGAATAAAGTATCGCCATCATTGGTGATGTTGTGTGTGAAGCCCATTTACTACAAACAGAGTAAATACCCCAAATACAGACCGCAGCCAGCATCCATAAATCTCCTACATTGAACTGAAAAGAAAGTAGATGTTGGATGTTTCCTTTTGATAAAACGAGGAGTACACCGAATAAGGAAATAATCATAGATAAAATTTGCAGACCATTTAATTTTTCTTTTAAAAAGAAAAAAGAAAACACAGAGATAGTAATAATGTTTAATGTGGAAATTAATCCAATATTCATAGCAGTGGAACTTTCTAAAGCGAGAAATTGAAAGACATTAAAAAGGGCTGCTCCAGTAATACCCATTAGAAATAAAGGTAAAATTGCTTTTCGTGATGGTAGGATTTTCTTTTCTCTCCACCAAACTATTGGGAATAGACAAAGTACCGCAATTGCCCAGCGTAGTATCGTTAACGTCATAGGGGAAGCATGATCGACTAAAAACTTACCCACGATGAAATTGCCAGCCCATAGGAAACTTGTTAAAAGTAGTAATCCGTAATATTTGTATGCCATAAAATAACTTCCACTCCGCTCAGTAATACTTGAATACTTGATGAAATAATTTTAACATTTTTCGTATATTTACAGATTAATTTATTTTATAATAGTAAAAAAACAAAATAATGTTATGTGAATAATCAATATTAATTAAAAATATTTTGTATTAGAGAAACAGGTGTTATGTTTTTAGAATAATTGAAAGGTGTGATTGAAAGTGGAGTCCATTGTAAGTAAAGTTTTAGACGAAATAGACATACAACTATTAAAAATTTTACAAACGGAAGCACATCTAAGTAATTCAGAAATTGCAAAACGAGTTAAGTTGTCACCGCCTGCTACGCATGTCCGAATTAAAAGGTTAGAAAATGAAGGATACATACAGCAACGTGTTTCCATTTTAAACCAAGAAAAGCTCGGATTTGATTTGTTGTCTATTATTTTTATTAGCACGAACATCCATCAAGCGGAGCAACTCGAAGTTTTGGAGCAAGCTTTAGGGGCAATGCCTGAAGTATTAGAGTGCCACTTGTTAACAGGAGAGCATGATTACATGCTAAAGGTGATTAACAAAGATAGAAGAGAATTGGAGAATTTTATCCGGAAGTTGAATAAACTAGGGATAACACGAATACAAACGAGTCTTTCCTTAAGAGAAATAAAGTTTTCGACAGTATTACCTATTTAGGACGAATTAGTCCAACAGAAGTGCAGGTCCTTTTAACATAATAATTGAGGTAAAGGAGAAGAAGTTTCAGAAAAACCGATGAAACATACGTTCTTATTTGTGATATAATAATTTTGCAATAGTTATTCAGGTAAACTCAAGGGTGGTCGGCATTACCCCAAGAACGAAAGGGGGTGGTGCTTGTGATGACGACATTTCAGACGTTAGTGCTTATGATTTCATTTGCCGGTTTGATTGTATCTATCGTCTCGTATTTAGACAGAAAATAACCCACCCTTGAGCTTGACGGCAGAGTGGGTTATCTTATATTTAGACAAGCCGCCCCCTTGAAGGGACCTGCGACTATTGCTTGACCGAAACGGTGTTCGAGCACCGATTCGGTCTTTTTTAATATATGTCATTATACGCATATTATAACCCATTTTAATAGAGTTGAAAACTAAAGAATATAGATAAGCCATTAGGGACTTTAACATAGCTATACTATCTCACTTCCTTGCCAACCCTCGCTCAAATGCAGCAAGATGATTTCGAGAAGCATTACCAACTTGTGTAAACACAGTTCGTACGTCTACTGGTAATTCAAACGTTAAAAATTTCTCATACATCGCAATGTTTTCAATCTCGCCATCTACACCAGCGCGATATGCGGCTTTCAGATTTTCAGGAGTGGTGACAAAAGAAGCTGAAATGTCCTCGGGCAACGGAACACCATATCTTTCAAACAATGGTAATAACGCTTGAATGTGTCTTAACTCACTTTGCTTTATTTGAACAAAAGTACGAATATTTCCAAAGGTAGCTATAATGTTGTCATATCTAGCTTGTGCCAAATATTCATCTTGCAAAGCAAAGGTCAACATCTGTGCTAAATCTAGAGATTCCGCCCCAAGTGCACCTATTGCACCGAAATTCTTGTTTTGACGGTCTGACCTTATTAATTCTATATTTTTTGAAAAAAAAACAAAAACCATACCGCGTGATTTTGCTCATCAGCCGCCGCTCGCCGAAATGCCTTTTTAATCAATATATCCTTCGCTTTATCCGCAATATCTAAGTAAAAATCAACGGTTTCTTGTTCGTCAATAAAAGAAGCTTCTAACGCTTCTGTATATGTTTCAGCGCACTCTTCACCTATTTCTGGTTGTGGTTGTCTACCAGTTAAGTTTAAATAAAGTCTACTAAACTCCTCCAAGTGGCGAATTTCATCTTTTCGAATTTCTAATATTCGATCTCTTTCTTTTTCTGTTGGCGCCATCTCAGCTAATTT is drawn from Bacillus alkalisoli and contains these coding sequences:
- a CDS encoding DMT family transporter, giving the protein MAYKYYGLLLLTSFLWAGNFIVGKFLVDHASPMTLTILRWAIAVLCLFPIVWWREKKILPSRKAILPLFLMGITGAALFNVFQFLALESSTAMNIGLISTLNIITISVFSFFFLKEKLNGLQILSMIISLFGVLLVLSKGNIQHLLSFQFNVGDLWMLAAVCIWGIYSVCSKWASHTTSPMMAILYSGIFGLLILLPFNVTSLHITNVNASFVWAIAYTGLISTVVCMVLWNIGVSKVGATTSGLFLNFNPIFTVILAFFLLGEQMTWLQGLGSVIVILGSYFFTYFTSRFISINIAVKPRLAK
- a CDS encoding Lrp/AsnC family transcriptional regulator, producing the protein MESIVSKVLDEIDIQLLKILQTEAHLSNSEIAKRVKLSPPATHVRIKRLENEGYIQQRVSILNQEKLGFDLLSIIFISTNIHQAEQLEVLEQALGAMPEVLECHLLTGEHDYMLKVINKDRRELENFIRKLNKLGITRIQTSLSLREIKFSTVLPI
- a CDS encoding putative holin-like toxin, whose product is MTTFQTLVLMISFAGLIVSIVSYLDRK
- a CDS encoding ferritin-like domain-containing protein, whose product is MVFVFFSKNIELIRSDRQNKNFGAIGALGAESLDLAQMLTFALQDEYLAQARYDNIIATFGNIRTFVQIKQSELRHIQALLPLFERYGVPLPEDISASFVTTPENLKAAYRAGVDGEIENIAMYEKFLTFELPVDVRTVFTQVGNASRNHLAAFERGLARK
- a CDS encoding ferritin-like domain-containing protein: MYTNPYYQYAQQYWRTTNDSILVSDIQKAINGEYSAVQCYEKLAEMAPTEKERDRILEIRKDEIRHLEEFSRLYLNLTGRQPQPEIGEECAETYTEALEASFIDEQETVDFYLDIADKAKDILIKKAFRRAAADEQNHAVWFLFFFQKI